The region CGCGATCGCGCTGGCGTTCGACGAACGGAACCACAAGCTGACGTGCGTGTACAACGACCACAGCATCTACGTGTGGGACGTGAGGGACATCAGGCGGGTGGGCAAGTCGCATTCGTTCCTGTACCACTCGGCGTGCATCTGGGGCGTCGAGATGTATCCGACAGGGTCCGAGTCGGTAGGAGCAGTGCCCGCCGGTAGCTTCATCACCTGCTCCAGCGACGACACGATCCGCGTATGGAACATGGAGAAGGACGTGGCGCCGAGCGACACGCTCTACAAGCGCAACATCTACAGCAACGAGCTGCTCAAGGTCCTCTACATCGATCCCGAGCTGACTTACCTGAAAGATCTGGATCTGGCAGCCGCGGGATCCACGGAGAAGAGCGACGCGTCCTACGACGGCCGCAACGGCGTCCGATCGATCCGAGTCAGCCCCGACGGCAAGCACCTGGCCTCCGGTGATCGGTCCGGCAACATCAGGATCCACGATCTGTCCTCCCTCGAGGAACTGTACCTGATCGAAGCGCACGACGCCGAAGTCCTCTGTTTAGAGTACTCGAAGTTCTCCAGGTACTCCGCGGAATCGCCCAGACTGCTGGCCAGCGCCTCCAGAGACAGGCTGATCCACGTGTTCAACGTCGACCAGGGATACAACTTCTCGCAGACGCTCGACGATCACAGTTCTTCGATTACTGCCGTCAGATTCTTCAATCAGAGCAACCAGAGCAATCAGATACAGATGGTGTCCTGCGGCGCCGACAAGAGTATTATTTTTAGACAGCTGCAGTCGGTGAGTGTGTGCACCTCATCTCGTCGTTGTTCAGGTGCAATTGTTACGACAAGGTTGCCACTCTGGCAAGAGTACAGTCGGACCACCTTTAACGCGAAAGTGTACTAAAATATAgtggaaaattaattaattattatatttaattaaatgtaGTTGCTTAAGCTAATTAAGTTGCATGCACTCGACTAGCTTAAATTGGGTTTTATGGGGTTTAGGGTATCCAAGGCTAGAGTTTCTCCATCGTTGAGTAGAACAGACAGATTTAACGGACAAATTCGTTGGTTTCAGACGCCGGGGGCAACGCCTCAGTTCGCCAGAGGCCACAACGCTCAGGGAAAGACCACTCTGTACGACATGGAGGTTGATTCCGGGCAAAAGCACGTTCTAACTGCCTGCCAAGATAGGAACATAAGAGTGTACAACGTGGCCACCGGCAAACACAGCAAAACGTTCAAGGGATCCGTCGGGGAGGACGGGTCTCTGATCAAAGTCGTCCTAGGTACCAAGAAAATCAACCAGTCCCTTGCACCATCCAATTTCACACGAATACGATGCTGTAACCTGTGTGTTTCGCGTTCCAGATGCATCGGGAATTTACGTAGCTACCTCGTGTACAGATAAGACATTGTGCGTGTACGATTACTACAGCGGCGAGTGCATGGCCACCATGCTCGGCCATTCGGAATTGGTGACTGGCCTGCGATTCAGTCCGGATTGCAGGAATCTGGTGTCCGCCAGCGGAGACGGGTGCATATTCGTCTGGCGTGTTCCTCGCGACATGGTCGTTACCATGCAGGCCCGCCTGGCTCAGCAAGCTATGCGAGCTGGAAAGTAAGTCCGACCACAACTATGGACCTCTCTCTGGAAATTGCttacaaattttatttgttatcaACACATTACCGACCGGTGCCGGTTGGACATCCTACACACTTCTTACCGGTCATTCCACCACAAATATTAAggagacccataagtaatcaattattttcaaatctaaaacaagctttgtaataaattcaagtttttatttctcaatttattatataatctccatcattatcgaggacagtttgccatcttttctgcaaattttcaatccccctcttatagaaatccagggttcgtgaagcgaAATATAACTCAAGGTGCCtacttacatcttctacagaagtgaatgttgtatttcttaaataatgctccaaaAATCTGAAAAGATAATCAGAGGGAGCAGTGAGGTGAGTACGGGAGTTGtagtaaaacttcccattgcaattctttgattttttcctgagtgagtttcgctgtatggggcttggcattgtcaatttgcagtattacaccttttctgtagactaaagatgccctctttttcaatagttctgaacacagccgttgtaattgctgacaatacaactcagtaGTAAccgtttctccaggtttcaacaactcaaagtgaattatgccacgacagtcccaccaaatgcacagtaacacctttctaagtgataagctaggtttagcggttgatattgcggtttgatttgcagaaagccattgcttggaacgttttatgttatcataaagaatccatttttcatctccggtaacgattctgctaagaaatggatctctacgaaatctggatagcaatgaagtgcaaactgatcgacgaatattcttgttggtctcagataattgatgcggtacacatattccttgcctatatgcctttcccatttcgtgtaggtgcccttgtatagttgaccacgtggacccaaggcttctcgataattcttgtatacttaattttggatcagcttccactagagattttagggtgtcattatcaaattcaactggtcgtccacttcgaggcctgtcagagagatcataatcaccagcagcaaaccttctgaaccaacgttgacacttgttgaccttcaatacatctccataaacatcgcaaatttcctttgttgttaccgttgcattaaatcccgcatgaaaatgaaaaagtatgcaatgacgaatatgatcctcggaaggtacggacgccgccattttattacagggttgtaaaaaaagattatacttcttagaatattttgaacacaggctgctttaccgaaaactgtaaaagaatacgtgtttcctcttcaacgatcggtacagaactaaaggcaaaacaaactctttgcaaataattgattacttattgaTACCCCTAATACTTTCCTGACACCGGCTCTGTTTCGGTTGCCGTGCCAGCTGATTAAGGGTCAGATTATGCTAGGCAGGTCAGAAGGTGTACAAACGCTAGAAACAAAAGTTGGGTAACCACATTCTGTCAGCAGATTTGATAGACTAACAAACTAATAAActaataggctaccggtcggtaaagtgttaacgTTCAAAATAACTAGACTATGCGAAACTTGTGTGAATCGCATAAAATTCgtgtggcagtcaacgtgttaacacatcttgcgcgggaagtgactaaagtcgtttttcacggattattgatggattattgttatcgatgggtttttgtgatgtttttacaataaaatcggatagacatgcgttgcaaaaatacaaaacgtgcgttgcaagaatgaatgcaacacggtaagactttggcggcaaagtgcccacgcaagatgtgttaagagCAATAAAAAACAGTGCCCTGTTATCGGGACAAGTGCGTAGAACGGGGGTAGCAAATCACTAAAGGTAGTAGCCAACCTGCCTGCCTCCGCAAAGCGTACAGATTCGCGATGCGTCATTCGCGGACCGATTCGATAGCTAATCTCGATACCGTGTTTGCGCGTTTGCAGGAGGCCGCCTCAGGTGAACGGTACAGGAATAGACGTCCAGTTGGACAACGAGACTTTCGGATCGCCGCCGCCTGAATTCCTAGATCCGAACGCGAATCCCACGCCGCAGAACGTGGGCGTCGATTATAGGTTCAGCGTGGGCCAGCTACCGCTTTGGGCGAAGAAGCAGATAAACACCGCGAACGCTGACGAAACGACGACCCTGGCCGCGAACCCTAGGTCCCTCGGCGTCGATCTGCCGAAGGGCAGGTGGGCCCAGAGGGTGCAACAGGGCGACGGCATCACCGTCAAGTCCGTCTACGACAGCGACGAGGTGATACCGTTCCCTCCGCCTCGAGGTGCCATCGATTCCGATGGCGGTGGCGGTGGAGGCGGCTCCAAAGACAGCTCCATCGACAGCGGCACCGAGACCAAGTGCAGCAGCGACTACCGGCGGGAAACCATCATCATCAAGAGGGTAGGTTTGCTCTCTGTCCTTCCGGCTTTACGTACAATCTCATAATTAACAGCGCACACTTTAAATCGGAATAACTCTTTCATAGATGAAAGTTCGTATGacgatttttggaaaaattgcgctAAACTGCGAGAAAACATAGTTAAAAGTTGCTTCTCACAACTCTTTTGTTTTTAATCGTTCATAATAGTAGGCATCAGTTATATGAATGTACAAAACACACTTTTCGAAGCAACTGTTATTACTTTTTTCCGTAATCCCAGCTAAAAGAAAGTCTTCCAACATTGACCgactagtaaactaatccatctAACTTGAGAGAAAAGGCTGAAGTTTATGAAAAAGTTGTTCTCGcttaaagtgtgtgccatcaattatgagactgaccgTAGCTGCAGAGTATCGGGTTGATGCATAAATTGGTTGCTTGTATTTAGAGGCCTTGGTCGAGCAATAGGATTTTGCTTACAACTTTCAAAGTAGAAAATTCAAGATCATTTTCGAGGAGGAAGAGTAACGTATTAAAATGATATCGTGGCTACTATCTTCGTACGTTCGCTACTAGATTGTACCTCTTGCGTGTGAAAGAAGCAACCGAACTAGTGCATCGGCCCAGTAGCAAGACGATTCTTTCTCTCGAGCGATCCAGGGACCAACGCAGTCCAATTAATCATCTAATCAGTAACATTAACCCTCGACAACTCATTCTAGGACGAGGACGAGACTGTGTTCCAGCCTTGTCCGGATAGTTACAGAGAACTAGCGGACGACACGAAGCAGGTACTAACCGATTCCCAGTGACCGAAAGTAACTACAGTAATCTCTGTTCGTGTCCCCTCCACCCGTGAATGTTGTGTTTAGTGTGCGCTTGCGAGACAACGGGAAACCATCGACGGGAGATGGAAAGAATGAAAGAAATGGGAGGAGACCCGTCGCTCGTTGTTTGTCGTTTGTGTCTCTCGTTCGATCAGCTTTTTCTTTCGCAGCCTTGCATATTCTTGTTATACAACACGATCTCTCCTTTTTAACAATCTCTAATTATTGTTCCTCCATCTCGCACCTTCTAATGATTTTGCCCGcgactttctttctttttcgttgactctattttatttttgaaccgATATGGCGTAGGTGATCGGTGGTAACGTGACGGTAACTAGAGGTAGCAATATCACGGAATTGACACGTCAGTCGAGGAGTCGTCACCATACCGACGATAGCAGCCTTGGCAGCTTTAAATTTGAGGTACATCCGATCGACGCCTCGGACACAACCCGACGATTACAGACACGTGTATCGTCGCACAGCGACACGCAACAGACACGAACATGTACACGCACACACGATCGTTCACACGTATATTACCGCTTCTCGATCATATTTTTGTTTGCTGCTTACATTTGTCGCGTCACTCTAACCCTGAACGCGAGCGTTCAGACACCCGAGACTCACGCTTTAGGGCCGTTATGCACTTTCGGACGATCGCCGGTAAAATCATTGATACCGGACCATTAGGCTTAAGACAATGTAACGAGATTCTATGTACTTGTACAGACCATGTTGTATGTCCGACGTGTTCAGTGTCTTGTGTCTCGTCGACCAAATCTCTGGCGATTGGTCGATAGTGCGTACCGGCTTCGAATAACAAAGTATCGAAGAACCAACGCTCTGGAGCTATAGTTTAACGGTTTGTCCGTGTCATGTAGGATCACGAGAGCACGGAGCACGATGGGGACGTGGAGGACTACTCCGAAGGGGAGAACGGAACCACCGGCTCCGAGAAGTCCCATCACAGACTGATGTACTACCCTGCTCCGGAGGACACGATATCGAATCAGTTCACGGTGAACGCTATGGACGTGGAAGAGCTGAGGAGGTTCGTGAGTCGCCTGGACTCGAGGTTTGATCGAGATGCGATCTGAACTTGTTTCGTTGCAGATCGCAAAGGCGGCAGAAGAAGCCCAGGAACGGAGAGAGCGGCCGAACCAGCGAGCTGACAGCTTCCGGCAGCCAGGACGACTCGGATTCCGAAGGCGGAGCCTCGACTCCTAGCGCCGAGAGGAATCCTCTGTCCATGCTGTCTGAGGCCAGCTCGGAAGGCTTCGACCAGCTGGCGAAGCAGAGCCATCGCGAGAAGTTCCTGAAGAACGCGTTCGAATCTCTGAGCGGGGCCGAGGAGCCCACGAACAGGAGCCCAAAGGCGACCAGCATCAGCTCTCAGTTTCACGGAAGGTAATTCCAATTGGTTCGGAAGTAGAGACGGTTCCTGATTGGAACGGTAGTCGAGCTTCGCCTTAATGGTTTTTTCTAGGCTCAGCGGTGGCGGCAACGGTGGCAATGGCACGGATGGCAGCGGCAACAACAAGGTTCGCAATCAGGCTGTGGTGAACGCGACGAAGCACGCGAGAGGAGACGCGGACGTGACCAAGAAGCGCGAGGAGCTGCAGAGGAGAATAGAAGAGACCCGGAGAAAATTGCAAAGCGTGAGCCCCCTCTTCATGATTTGAA is a window of Halictus rubicundus isolate RS-2024b chromosome 4, iyHalRubi1_principal, whole genome shotgun sequence DNA encoding:
- the Wdr62 gene encoding WD repeat domain 62 isoform X2, with the protein product MALNASRNSSPVVRDKESIPAYDIKLERVLGVTVSSNAALDCDATSELVAYPAGCTVVLFNPRKNTQAHVLNACRKTVTSLALAGDGRLLATGECGHMPNVRVWDISDPYNAVQIAEFSGHKYGINCVAFSPSNKYVVSVGSQHDMIVNVWDWRNNVKVASNKVSSKVKAVCFAENGNYFVTVGNRHVKFWYLEYSRSAKYKEPVPLMGRSAILGEQRNNDFVDVACGRGEMADSTYAITKTGLLCEFNNRRLLDKWVELRTTSANCMAVGDKYIFIGCAEGIVRCFSPSTLQFITTLPRTHYLGVDVAQGLSISHMSQHPANARYPDAIALAFDERNHKLTCVYNDHSIYVWDVRDIRRVGKSHSFLYHSACIWGVEMYPTGSESVGAVPAGSFITCSSDDTIRVWNMEKDVAPSDTLYKRNIYSNELLKVLYIDPELTYLKDLDLAAAGSTEKSDASYDGRNGVRSIRVSPDGKHLASGDRSGNIRIHDLSSLEELYLIEAHDAEVLCLEYSKFSRYSAESPRLLASASRDRLIHVFNVDQGYNFSQTLDDHSSSITAVRFFNQSNQSNQIQMVSCGADKSIIFRQLQSTPGATPQFARGHNAQGKTTLYDMEVDSGQKHVLTACQDRNIRVYNVATGKHSKTFKGSVGEDGSLIKVVLDASGIYVATSCTDKTLCVYDYYSGECMATMLGHSELVTGLRFSPDCRNLVSASGDGCIFVWRVPRDMVVTMQARLAQQAMRAGKRPPQVNGTGIDVQLDNETFGSPPPEFLDPNANPTPQNVGVDYRFSVGQLPLWAKKQINTANADETTTLAANPRSLGVDLPKGRWAQRVQQGDGITVKSVYDSDEVIPFPPPRGAIDSDGGGGGGGSKDSSIDSGTETKCSSDYRRETIIIKRDEDETVFQPCPDSYRELADDTKQVIGGNVTVTRGSNITELTRQSRSRHHTDDSSLGSFKFEDHESTEHDGDVEDYSEGENGTTGSEKSHHRLMYYPAPEDTISNQFTVNAMDVEELRRSQRRQKKPRNGESGRTSELTASGSQDDSDSEGGASTPSAERNPLSMLSEASSEGFDQLAKQSHREKFLKNAFESLSGAEEPTNRSPKATSISSQFHGRLSGGGNGGNGTDGSGNNKVRNQAVVNATKHARGDADVTKKREELQRRIEETRRKLQSVGYRSSLKTSQSISDLSSHIPEKHHRSNRLSTVGSSGGRISSKVFDSEEEGGGMRRACSLSDLSVSPPNRLLHGPIQVSGKVGNKNANGSARSGLGNANSGNQSRHGSTKNHSSHITRSSSVGVLNQSDSESDVGAGTGRGWNNQTTNSRISGLMRPTISSQNKINHQIKTVSSSSSNLPSVLRRRGMQGAYSSVNLSQVGNQEDSSSEDTSSNGNGGKPALPPRPRSISIDHSATNLNLPGTTVRRSGSTTVIANGRSGSSSIGQSAGRISTANRSQLDPSPQELPVKDTDRAIDVASAELSTQLCNTIADDLTRTADNVVQLYKRLTIDKEDEGASIDRDTMLRGLQSSVNETMRTLRLVVAGGHASVDGSSPTSSDNVALNEATATFQELLAGQDQGKMVNMMQQYSELLLTMMQQRMGGPQSSHT
- the Wdr62 gene encoding WD repeat domain 62 isoform X4 produces the protein MMEPPVTSKVLRAPSLKRGQENVRIQDRIKLERVLGVTVSSNAALDCDATSELVAYPAGCTVVLFNPRKNTQAHVLNACRKTVTSLALAGDGRLLATGECGHMPNVRVWDISDPYNAVQIAEFSGHKYGINCVAFSPSNKYVVSVGSQHDMIVNVWDWRNNVKVASNKVSSKVKAVCFAENGNYFVTVGNRHVKFWYLEYSRSAKYKEPVPLMGRSAILGEQRNNDFVDVACGRGEMADSTYAITKTGLLCEFNNRRLLDKWVELRTTSANCMAVGDKYIFIGCAEGIVRCFSPSTLQFITTLPRTHYLGVDVAQGLSISHMSQHPANARYPDAIALAFDERNHKLTCVYNDHSIYVWDVRDIRRVGKSHSFLYHSACIWGVEMYPTGSESVGAVPAGSFITCSSDDTIRVWNMEKDVAPSDTLYKRNIYSNELLKVLYIDPELTYLKDLDLAAAGSTEKSDASYDGRNGVRSIRVSPDGKHLASGDRSGNIRIHDLSSLEELYLIEAHDAEVLCLEYSKFSRYSAESPRLLASASRDRLIHVFNVDQGYNFSQTLDDHSSSITAVRFFNQSNQSNQIQMVSCGADKSIIFRQLQSTPGATPQFARGHNAQGKTTLYDMEVDSGQKHVLTACQDRNIRVYNVATGKHSKTFKGSVGEDGSLIKVVLDASGIYVATSCTDKTLCVYDYYSGECMATMLGHSELVTGLRFSPDCRNLVSASGDGCIFVWRVPRDMVVTMQARLAQQAMRAGKRPPQVNGTGIDVQLDNETFGSPPPEFLDPNANPTPQNVGVDYRFSVGQLPLWAKKQINTANADETTTLAANPRSLGVDLPKGRWAQRVQQGDGITVKSVYDSDEVIPFPPPRGAIDSDGGGGGGGSKDSSIDSGTETKCSSDYRRETIIIKRDEDETVFQPCPDSYRELADDTKQDHESTEHDGDVEDYSEGENGTTGSEKSHHRLMYYPAPEDTISNQFTVNAMDVEELRRSQRRQKKPRNGESGRTSELTASGSQDDSDSEGGASTPSAERNPLSMLSEASSEGFDQLAKQSHREKFLKNAFESLSGAEEPTNRSPKATSISSQFHGRLSGGGNGGNGTDGSGNNKVRNQAVVNATKHARGDADVTKKREELQRRIEETRRKLQSVGYRSSLKTSQSISDLSSHIPEKHHRSNRLSTVGSSGGRISSKVFDSEEEGGGMRRACSLSDLSVSPPNRLLHGPIQVSGKVGNKNANGSARSGLGNANSGNQSRHGSTKNHSSHITRSSSVGVLNQSDSESDVGAGTGRGWNNQTTNSRISGLMRPTISSQNKINHQIKTVSSSSSNLPSVLRRRGMQGAYSSVNLSQVGNQEDSSSEDTSSNGNGGKPALPPRPRSISIDHSATNLNLPGTTVRRSGSTTVIANGRSGSSSIGQSAGRISTANRSQLDPSPQELPVKDTDRAIDVASAELSTQLCNTIADDLTRTADNVVQLYKRLTIDKEDEGASIDRDTMLRGLQSSVNETMRTLRLVVAGGHASVDGSSPTSSDNVALNEATATFQELLAGQDQGKMVNMMQQYSELLLTMMQQRMGGPQSSHT
- the Wdr62 gene encoding WD repeat domain 62 isoform X1, encoding MMEPPVTSKVLRAPSLKRGQENVRIQDRIKLERVLGVTVSSNAALDCDATSELVAYPAGCTVVLFNPRKNTQAHVLNACRKTVTSLALAGDGRLLATGECGHMPNVRVWDISDPYNAVQIAEFSGHKYGINCVAFSPSNKYVVSVGSQHDMIVNVWDWRNNVKVASNKVSSKVKAVCFAENGNYFVTVGNRHVKFWYLEYSRSAKYKEPVPLMGRSAILGEQRNNDFVDVACGRGEMADSTYAITKTGLLCEFNNRRLLDKWVELRTTSANCMAVGDKYIFIGCAEGIVRCFSPSTLQFITTLPRTHYLGVDVAQGLSISHMSQHPANARYPDAIALAFDERNHKLTCVYNDHSIYVWDVRDIRRVGKSHSFLYHSACIWGVEMYPTGSESVGAVPAGSFITCSSDDTIRVWNMEKDVAPSDTLYKRNIYSNELLKVLYIDPELTYLKDLDLAAAGSTEKSDASYDGRNGVRSIRVSPDGKHLASGDRSGNIRIHDLSSLEELYLIEAHDAEVLCLEYSKFSRYSAESPRLLASASRDRLIHVFNVDQGYNFSQTLDDHSSSITAVRFFNQSNQSNQIQMVSCGADKSIIFRQLQSTPGATPQFARGHNAQGKTTLYDMEVDSGQKHVLTACQDRNIRVYNVATGKHSKTFKGSVGEDGSLIKVVLDASGIYVATSCTDKTLCVYDYYSGECMATMLGHSELVTGLRFSPDCRNLVSASGDGCIFVWRVPRDMVVTMQARLAQQAMRAGKRPPQVNGTGIDVQLDNETFGSPPPEFLDPNANPTPQNVGVDYRFSVGQLPLWAKKQINTANADETTTLAANPRSLGVDLPKGRWAQRVQQGDGITVKSVYDSDEVIPFPPPRGAIDSDGGGGGGGSKDSSIDSGTETKCSSDYRRETIIIKRDEDETVFQPCPDSYRELADDTKQVIGGNVTVTRGSNITELTRQSRSRHHTDDSSLGSFKFEDHESTEHDGDVEDYSEGENGTTGSEKSHHRLMYYPAPEDTISNQFTVNAMDVEELRRSQRRQKKPRNGESGRTSELTASGSQDDSDSEGGASTPSAERNPLSMLSEASSEGFDQLAKQSHREKFLKNAFESLSGAEEPTNRSPKATSISSQFHGRLSGGGNGGNGTDGSGNNKVRNQAVVNATKHARGDADVTKKREELQRRIEETRRKLQSVGYRSSLKTSQSISDLSSHIPEKHHRSNRLSTVGSSGGRISSKVFDSEEEGGGMRRACSLSDLSVSPPNRLLHGPIQVSGKVGNKNANGSARSGLGNANSGNQSRHGSTKNHSSHITRSSSVGVLNQSDSESDVGAGTGRGWNNQTTNSRISGLMRPTISSQNKINHQIKTVSSSSSNLPSVLRRRGMQGAYSSVNLSQVGNQEDSSSEDTSSNGNGGKPALPPRPRSISIDHSATNLNLPGTTVRRSGSTTVIANGRSGSSSIGQSAGRISTANRSQLDPSPQELPVKDTDRAIDVASAELSTQLCNTIADDLTRTADNVVQLYKRLTIDKEDEGASIDRDTMLRGLQSSVNETMRTLRLVVAGGHASVDGSSPTSSDNVALNEATATFQELLAGQDQGKMVNMMQQYSELLLTMMQQRMGGPQSSHT
- the Wdr62 gene encoding WD repeat domain 62 isoform X5, producing MMEPPVTSKVLRAPSLKRGQENVRIQDRIKLERVLGVTVSSNAALDCDATSELVAYPAGCTVVLFNPRKNTQAHVLNACRKTVTSLALAGDGRLLATGECGHMPNVRVWDISDPYNAVQIAEFSGHKYGINCVAFSPSNKYVVSVGSQHDMIVNVWDWRNNVKVASNKVSSKVKAVCFAENGNYFVTVGNRHVKFWYLEYSRSAKYKEPVPLMGRSAILGEQRNNDFVDVACGRGEMADSTYAITKTGLLCEFNNRRLLDKWVELRTTSANCMAVGDKYIFIGCAEGIVRCFSPSTLQFITTLPRTHYLGVDVAQGLSISHMSQHPANARYPDAIALAFDERNHKLTCVYNDHSIYVWDVRDIRRVGKSHSFLYHSACIWGVEMYPTGSESVGAVPAGSFITCSSDDTIRVWNMEKDVAPSDTLYKRNIYSNELLKVLYIDPELTYLKDLDLAAAGSTEKSDASYDGRNGVRSIRVSPDGKHLASGDRSGNIRIHDLSSLEELYLIEAHDAEVLCLEYSKFSRYSAESPRLLASASRDRLIHVFNVDQGYNFSQTLDDHSSSITAVRFFNQSNQSNQIQMVSCGADKSIIFRQLQSTPGATPQFARGHNAQGKTTLYDMEVDSGQKHVLTACQDRNIRVYNVATGKHSKTFKGSVGEDGSLIKVVLDASGIYVATSCTDKTLCVYDYYSGECMATMLGHSELVTGLRFSPDCRNLVSASGDGCIFVWRVPRDMVVTMQARLAQQAMRAGKRPPQVNGTGIDVQLDNETFGSPPPEFLDPNANPTPQNVGVDYRFSVGQLPLWAKKQINTANADETTTLAANPRSLGVDLPKGRWAQRVQQGDGITVKSVYDSDEVIPFPPPRGAIDSDGGGGGGGSKDSSIDSGTETKCSSDYRRETIIIKRDEDETVFQPCPDSYRELADDTKQVIGGNVTVTRGSNITELTRQSRSRHHTDDSSLGSFKFEDHESTEHDGDVEDYSEGENGTTGSEKSHHRLMYYPAPEDTISNQFTVNAMDVEELRRSQRRQKKPRNGESGRTSELTASGSQDDSDSEGGASTPSAERNPLSMLSEASSEGFDQLAKQSHREKFLKNAFESLSGAEEPTNRSPKATSISSQFHGRLSGGGNGGNGTDGSGNNKVRNQAVVNATKHARGDADVTKKREELQRRIEETRRKLQSVGYRSSLKTSQSISDLSSHIPEKHHRSNRLSTVSGKVGNKNANGSARSGLGNANSGNQSRHGSTKNHSSHITRSSSVGVLNQSDSESDVGAGTGRGWNNQTTNSRISGLMRPTISSQNKINHQIKTVSSSSSNLPSVLRRRGMQGAYSSVNLSQVGNQEDSSSEDTSSNGNGGKPALPPRPRSISIDHSATNLNLPGTTVRRSGSTTVIANGRSGSSSIGQSAGRISTANRSQLDPSPQELPVKDTDRAIDVASAELSTQLCNTIADDLTRTADNVVQLYKRLTIDKEDEGASIDRDTMLRGLQSSVNETMRTLRLVVAGGHASVDGSSPTSSDNVALNEATATFQELLAGQDQGKMVNMMQQYSELLLTMMQQRMGGPQSSHT
- the Wdr62 gene encoding WD repeat domain 62 isoform X6; its protein translation is MMEPPVTSKVLRAPSLKRGQENVRIQDRIKLERVLGVTVSSNAALDCDATSELVAYPAGCTVVLFNPRKNTQAHVLNACRKTVTSLALAGDGRLLATGECGHMPNVRVWDISDPYNAVQIAEFSGHKYGINCVAFSPSNKYVVSVGSQHDMIVNVWDWRNNVKVASNKVSSKVKAVCFAENGNYFVTVGNRHVKFWYLEYSRSAKYKEPVPLMGRSAILGEQRNNDFVDVACGRGEMADSTYAITKTGLLCEFNNRRLLDKWVELRTTSANCMAVGDKYIFIGCAEGIVRCFSPSTLQFITTLPRTHYLGVDVAQGLSISHMSQHPANARYPDAIALAFDERNHKLTCVYNDHSIYVWDVRDIRRVGKSHSFLYHSACIWGVEMYPTGSESVGAVPAGSFITCSSDDTIRVWNMEKDVAPSDTLYKRNIYSNELLKVLYIDPELTYLKDLDLAAAGSTEKSDASYDGRNGVRSIRVSPDGKHLASGDRSGNIRIHDLSSLEELYLIEAHDAEVLCLEYSKFSRYSAESPRLLASASRDRLIHVFNVDQGYNFSQTLDDHSSSITAVRFFNQSNQSNQIQMVSCGADKSIIFRQLQSTPGATPQFARGHNAQGKTTLYDMEVDSGQKHVLTACQDRNIRVYNVATGKHSKTFKGSVGEDGSLIKVVLDASGIYVATSCTDKTLCVYDYYSGECMATMLGHSELVTGLRFSPDCRNLVSASGDGCIFVWRVPRDMVVTMQARLAQQAMRAGKRPPQVNGTGIDVQLDNETFGSPPPEFLDPNANPTPQNVGVDYRFSVGQLPLWAKKQINTANADETTTLAANPRSLGVDLPKGRWAQRVQQGDGITVKSVYDSDEVIPFPPPRGAIDSDGGGGGGGSKDSSIDSGTETKCSSDYRRETIIIKRDHESTEHDGDVEDYSEGENGTTGSEKSHHRLMYYPAPEDTISNQFTVNAMDVEELRRSQRRQKKPRNGESGRTSELTASGSQDDSDSEGGASTPSAERNPLSMLSEASSEGFDQLAKQSHREKFLKNAFESLSGAEEPTNRSPKATSISSQFHGRLSGGGNGGNGTDGSGNNKVRNQAVVNATKHARGDADVTKKREELQRRIEETRRKLQSVGYRSSLKTSQSISDLSSHIPEKHHRSNRLSTVGSSGGRISSKVFDSEEEGGGMRRACSLSDLSVSPPNRLLHGPIQVSGKVGNKNANGSARSGLGNANSGNQSRHGSTKNHSSHITRSSSVGVLNQSDSESDVGAGTGRGWNNQTTNSRISGLMRPTISSQNKINHQIKTVSSSSSNLPSVLRRRGMQGAYSSVNLSQVGNQEDSSSEDTSSNGNGGKPALPPRPRSISIDHSATNLNLPGTTVRRSGSTTVIANGRSGSSSIGQSAGRISTANRSQLDPSPQELPVKDTDRAIDVASAELSTQLCNTIADDLTRTADNVVQLYKRLTIDKEDEGASIDRDTMLRGLQSSVNETMRTLRLVVAGGHASVDGSSPTSSDNVALNEATATFQELLAGQDQGKMVNMMQQYSELLLTMMQQRMGGPQSSHT